The following DNA comes from Photobacterium sp. DA100.
TAAGTCCGCTCTGTCACTCTTGTTGCCGCACTTTTCTCACGGTTGACCGTGAGTTTCAGTTTCTGCTCCAAGAACTCCGTTATTGAGGCTTTTACTCGGTTCGCGGCTTCCTCACTGCCCACGTAGATTTGGCAGTCATCTGCATATCGGCAGAACTTATGCCCTCTTCGCTCAAGCTCTTTATCCAACTCATCTAATACGATATTTGATAGCAGCGGAGATAATGGTCCACCCTGTGGTGTCCCTCGTTGCCTCTGCTCGGCTAACCCGTTTCGCATTATGCCTGCCTGTAGGTATGACCTGACCAGCTTCAGTACCCGTTTGTCCGTGATATCCTCCGATAGCCTGTGCATCAGTCTATCGTGGTTCACGGTATCGAAGTATTTCGCTAGGTCAATGTCGACTACATAACCCCGCCCCTCCCTGATGTAGTGGCTTGCTGCCGCCAATGCATGGTGGGCACTACGGTTGGGCCTGAACCCGTAACTACTGTGGGAGAACTTCGGTTCATAGATATCTGTCAGTACTGAGGTGATAGCCTGTTGGACTATCCTATCAAGTACTGTTGGGATACCTAGTTGCCTAACTCCCCCGCTAGGTTTAGGGATTTCTACACCCAGAACAGGTTGGGGTTGATAGCTCCCATCCAGAAGGCTCTGGCGGAGCGCTTGCCCATTTGAAGACTGCCGAAGCATCGAGATAGTCGCTGTTATATCGAGTTTATCGACACCAGCACACCCTTTGTTCTTCTTCACTCTTCTCAGGGCTTGGTTCAGATTCGTTGATGAACAGATCTGCTCCATCAACTGAGTTGAGGTCACCAAGACTCGTCCTCCTGTCTACGCCGATCATGCTTGTCATTCTTCGTGGCCATGAGCGTCACTTGCGGTGTTGCCCATTGGTACGTAGAGATTTTGATCATCTTGCTATGACTCCACATGATTGAGTGTCTAGTGACTGCTTCTTGATATATTCAGTTCCGGCCTTCCCTTGGGTTGTACTTCCCCAAGGTACTATGCCTTCTGCTGACTTCTTATTTCCCATCACACAGCATCACTGCTGCATTAGTCTCGCCCGAGACAGGTAATAAGATCTCCCGAGGTAAGACGTTGTTCTTTCCCTTGGCTGTGCCTGATTTACCCGTACACACTTCCCGTCGAGGCATTGGGCTATTCTATATGTTGCTAGGTTACCCAAGTTGTACTGGCCTACTATCAGATTTCTGTTCGTCACGGCCAAGTTTTGCCATTTGCTTCCTTCAGATCCCGCCTCACGGTGGGCACCCTTGCATAGGCTAACGGTTCTCGCTCGACTGAGCCCGTAGAGGACTTTCACCTCCTAGAACAACGCCATGCT
Coding sequences within:
- the ltrA gene encoding group II intron reverse transcriptase/maturase, with amino-acid sequence MEQICSSTNLNQALRRVKKNKGCAGVDKLDITATISMLRQSSNGQALRQSLLDGSYQPQPVLGVEIPKPSGGVRQLGIPTVLDRIVQQAITSVLTDIYEPKFSHSSYGFRPNRSAHHALAAASHYIREGRGYVVDIDLAKYFDTVNHDRLMHRLSEDITDKRVLKLVRSYLQAGIMRNGLAEQRQRGTPQGGPLSPLLSNIVLDELDKELERRGHKFCRYADDCQIYVGSEEAANRVKASITEFLEQKLKLTVNREKSAATRVTERTYLGHRFQRGGIIHISKRAQTHMKKRVRQITKRNRGRELKTVIVELTQYLRGWQHYFKLAIRKSAMQRLDEWIRRRLRCYRLKQRKRRHSIASWLRQEGVSERNAWKLAMSEKGWWHLALSPQLNQAMPTKRFKEMGMYSLRDGYESLKIYSEPPYATHACTVV